The Megasphaera stantonii genome includes a window with the following:
- the nadA gene encoding quinolinate synthase NadA, with protein sequence MELIEKEIARLKEERRAVILAHYYVPDDVQRVADYVGDSFYLSKKAKETDAQTIVFAGVRFMGESAKILNPQKRVLMPDSTADCPMAHMVTAKAVEDMRRQYDDLAVVCYVNSTAEIKTHSDVCVTSSNAVHIVKKLPQRNIFFIPDKNLGHYVSTQVPEKHILCNDGYCPRHNGVRPDVVRACKEQHPKALFLVHPECPEEVLALADYIGSTAGIIEYAGKAGADEFIIGTEDGVMYELTKRYPEKTFYSVMEGRVCEDMKKVTLEKVLQCLRDGTGEITVSDEVREKALRSLDRMLELAE encoded by the coding sequence ATGGAATTGATTGAAAAGGAAATTGCCCGGCTGAAAGAGGAGCGACGCGCCGTCATATTGGCTCACTACTACGTGCCCGACGACGTACAGCGCGTCGCCGATTACGTCGGCGATTCTTTTTACTTGAGCAAGAAGGCAAAAGAGACTGACGCCCAGACGATCGTGTTCGCCGGCGTACGTTTCATGGGAGAAAGCGCAAAAATCCTCAATCCGCAGAAACGGGTCCTCATGCCGGACAGCACGGCCGATTGCCCTATGGCGCACATGGTCACGGCGAAGGCCGTAGAAGACATGCGCCGGCAGTACGACGACCTGGCTGTCGTATGCTACGTGAACTCCACGGCGGAGATTAAGACGCACAGCGACGTGTGCGTTACGTCGTCCAATGCGGTGCACATCGTCAAAAAGCTGCCGCAGCGCAATATATTCTTTATTCCCGATAAAAACCTGGGGCATTACGTGAGCACGCAGGTTCCGGAAAAGCATATCCTGTGCAATGACGGCTACTGTCCCCGGCACAACGGCGTCCGCCCGGACGTCGTACGGGCCTGCAAGGAACAGCATCCCAAGGCCCTGTTTTTGGTTCATCCCGAATGCCCGGAAGAAGTTTTGGCCTTAGCTGATTACATCGGCAGTACGGCCGGCATTATCGAGTATGCCGGAAAAGCCGGAGCCGACGAATTCATTATCGGGACCGAGGACGGCGTTATGTACGAATTGACGAAGCGGTATCCGGAAAAGACGTTTTATTCCGTCATGGAAGGCCGGGTCTGCGAAGATATGAAGAAAGTGACGCTGGAAAAGGTACTGCAGTGCCTGCGCGACGGGACGGGAGAAATTACCGTGTCCGACGAAGTGCGGGAAAAAGCGCTTCGTTCGCTGGACCGTATGCTGGAATTAGCTGAATA
- a CDS encoding ATP-dependent RecD-like DNA helicase gives MADMETVQGAVERVLFEAPDSDYIVFRIRREDDESLLTVTGNGPKPLVGDRIEIMGRWTQHKKYGRQMAASAWKRLIPDTADGIERFLASGAVKGIGPSLARRIVSAFGSQTMAVLEKEPKRLLEIEGIGAKKLAVITESFYEEKQVNDLALDLETHGVSGRYAARLVQKYGEEALYVLTEEPYRMIAEIDGIGFKTADQIALAYGMDPQSPERLAAGLTYVLQDMTQNGHVCIPDRELVYRASLILRAEQLMLRDVLTEALAMGQLCADDYGGETYVYTLQAYEEERGVAERIREMAAYTPPKPRRHVELFLDRWQESCQFQLAEGQREAVSQSLQSGMLVITGGPGTGKTTVVQAIIRLAEQEGLRIVLCAPTGRAAKRLAETTERKAKTIHRLLVPEGFAGGRQVFEYNETKQLPADLVIVDEVSMLDMEMLYHLLQALSPRCRCILVGDADQLPSVGAGAVLHDIIQSEILPVVRLQTIFRQKEGGRIVTNAHLINGGRLPVVNEDEEFRFVEIEREEQGADVICRLYAAETAEAGDKFAVQVLSPMYKNPCGVDNLNAVIQSAVNGPQKGKGEHKAGKVTFRTGDKVMQKQNNYDKGVFNGDIGEIFAVQDDIVYVRYPEQDIKYEGQEIDEITLAYAITVHKSQGSEYHTVIMTLVNSHGIMLQRNLLYTAVTRAKGKVILVGTKAALRTAVQNVRTSRRFTLLAQRLREEEIC, from the coding sequence ATGGCAGATATGGAAACGGTGCAGGGGGCGGTAGAACGCGTTTTGTTTGAGGCCCCCGATTCGGATTATATAGTCTTCCGCATTCGGCGCGAAGACGACGAGTCCCTGCTGACGGTTACGGGAAACGGCCCGAAGCCGCTGGTTGGAGACCGCATAGAAATCATGGGCCGGTGGACCCAGCATAAAAAGTATGGCCGCCAAATGGCGGCGTCGGCGTGGAAGCGCCTCATTCCCGATACGGCCGACGGCATCGAGCGGTTTTTGGCGTCGGGCGCCGTCAAGGGCATCGGGCCGTCTCTGGCTCGCCGTATCGTATCGGCCTTCGGCAGCCAGACGATGGCCGTCCTGGAAAAGGAACCAAAACGCCTGCTGGAAATCGAAGGCATCGGCGCGAAAAAGCTGGCCGTCATTACTGAATCGTTTTATGAAGAAAAGCAGGTCAACGACCTGGCCTTGGATTTGGAGACCCACGGCGTGTCGGGGCGCTATGCGGCGCGGCTCGTGCAGAAATACGGCGAAGAAGCCCTGTATGTTCTGACAGAGGAGCCGTACCGCATGATTGCCGAAATAGACGGCATCGGCTTTAAAACGGCCGACCAGATTGCCTTGGCGTACGGCATGGACCCGCAGTCGCCGGAGCGGCTGGCGGCGGGCTTGACGTATGTCCTTCAAGACATGACACAGAACGGCCACGTATGTATTCCCGATAGGGAGCTCGTCTACCGGGCGTCCCTCATCTTGCGGGCGGAACAGCTGATGCTGCGGGATGTGCTGACTGAAGCGCTCGCCATGGGGCAGCTTTGTGCCGATGACTACGGCGGCGAGACCTATGTGTATACGCTGCAGGCCTATGAAGAAGAACGGGGCGTTGCCGAGCGGATACGGGAAATGGCCGCGTATACGCCGCCTAAGCCGCGGCGGCATGTGGAATTGTTTTTAGACCGCTGGCAGGAGTCGTGCCAGTTCCAGCTGGCCGAGGGGCAGCGCGAAGCCGTATCCCAATCCCTGCAGTCGGGAATGCTGGTCATTACCGGCGGCCCGGGGACCGGCAAGACGACGGTCGTGCAGGCAATCATCCGCCTGGCCGAGCAGGAAGGGCTGCGCATCGTCTTGTGCGCGCCTACGGGGCGGGCGGCGAAGCGCCTGGCCGAAACGACGGAGCGCAAGGCTAAGACGATTCACCGCCTTCTCGTGCCGGAAGGCTTTGCCGGCGGCCGACAGGTCTTCGAATACAACGAAACGAAGCAGCTGCCCGCCGATTTGGTCATCGTCGACGAAGTTTCCATGCTGGATATGGAAATGCTGTATCACTTGCTGCAGGCACTGAGCCCGCGCTGCCGGTGCATCCTCGTCGGCGACGCCGATCAGCTGCCGTCGGTCGGAGCCGGCGCCGTCCTTCACGATATTATTCAGTCCGAAATACTCCCCGTCGTGCGGCTGCAGACGATTTTCCGCCAAAAAGAAGGGGGCCGCATCGTGACGAACGCCCATCTCATCAACGGCGGCCGCCTGCCCGTAGTCAATGAAGACGAGGAATTCCGCTTTGTGGAAATTGAACGGGAAGAGCAGGGAGCGGACGTGATCTGCCGGCTGTACGCGGCAGAAACGGCGGAGGCCGGCGACAAGTTCGCCGTACAGGTGCTGTCGCCGATGTATAAAAATCCCTGCGGCGTCGACAACTTAAACGCCGTCATCCAGTCCGCCGTCAACGGGCCCCAAAAAGGAAAAGGCGAGCATAAGGCGGGAAAGGTGACCTTCCGTACAGGCGATAAGGTCATGCAGAAGCAGAACAACTATGACAAGGGCGTATTTAACGGCGACATCGGTGAGATTTTTGCCGTGCAGGACGACATCGTGTACGTGCGCTATCCGGAGCAGGACATCAAGTACGAAGGGCAGGAAATCGATGAAATTACCCTGGCCTATGCCATAACGGTTCATAAGAGCCAGGGGAGCGAGTACCATACGGTTATCATGACGCTCGTCAACAGCCATGGCATCATGCTGCAGCGGAACTTGCTGTATACGGCGGTTACGAGGGCCAAGGGCAAGGTCATCCTTGTCGGTACGAAAGCGGCCCTGCGCACGGCCGTTCAAAACGTGCGGACGAGCCGGCGTTTTACCTTGCTGGCTCAGCGGCTGAGGGAGGAAGAAATATGCTGA
- a CDS encoding HD-GYP domain-containing protein, whose amino-acid sequence MYMVSLKQAAGIGIEEMNSLDTITAELLKFIQLKNQRLYMHSLQVANYSVSIAAKLALPKSEIEQIKHAALLHDVGLLFVSNTLLAKIPYLNRRENAQYKRHAAAGGNMLENIPCCQDIVPYIRYHHERWDGSGFPKHLRGANIPFGARIIAVADYYDRIINPSTELWAKTKQQAVREMFSASGILFDPEVVKAFIETLGQL is encoded by the coding sequence ATGTACATGGTATCGCTGAAACAGGCCGCCGGCATCGGGATAGAGGAAATGAATTCCCTCGACACGATTACGGCGGAGCTGCTCAAATTCATACAACTGAAGAACCAACGGCTGTATATGCACTCCCTTCAGGTTGCCAACTACAGCGTCAGCATCGCCGCCAAGCTGGCTCTTCCCAAAAGTGAAATTGAGCAGATCAAGCACGCAGCCCTTCTGCACGACGTCGGCCTTCTCTTCGTTTCCAATACGCTGCTGGCAAAAATCCCCTATCTCAACCGCCGGGAAAACGCCCAGTACAAGCGCCACGCCGCGGCGGGCGGCAACATGCTGGAAAACATTCCCTGCTGTCAGGATATCGTGCCGTATATCCGCTATCACCACGAACGGTGGGACGGCTCGGGATTTCCCAAGCACCTGCGCGGGGCCAATATTCCCTTCGGCGCCCGCATCATCGCGGTCGCAGACTATTACGACCGCATCATCAACCCGTCGACAGAGCTCTGGGCCAAGACGAAGCAGCAGGCCGTCCGCGAAATGTTCAGCGCTTCAGGCATTCTCTTCGACCCGGAAGTCGTCAAGGCATTTATTGAAACGTTAGGTCAATTATAA
- a CDS encoding S-adenosylmethionine decarboxylase family protein, whose protein sequence is MANTLGKHLLIDFYNCKAELTTSDELQNLVKKAFEPVGMPIEGITLYHDDAEELVCIGVSKNAHLCIHIYPQLAYVAVDIYSFNNDLNASHVMSTLKVILGSDRIKATSIRRGDFGSLRDMRPARKSKITTVRRMKNTGSRIKKTSARMFNILRHPQKMRRSRRIKKK, encoded by the coding sequence ATGGCTAATACATTAGGAAAACATTTACTGATAGACTTTTACAACTGCAAGGCAGAACTAACGACGAGCGACGAGCTGCAGAATCTGGTAAAAAAGGCCTTCGAGCCTGTCGGCATGCCTATTGAGGGCATCACGCTGTACCATGACGACGCGGAGGAGCTCGTCTGTATCGGCGTGTCGAAAAACGCCCATCTCTGCATCCACATTTATCCCCAGCTGGCTTACGTCGCCGTCGACATTTACAGCTTCAACAACGACCTCAACGCCAGCCACGTCATGAGCACGCTGAAGGTCATCTTAGGCTCCGACCGCATCAAAGCTACGAGCATCCGCCGCGGCGACTTCGGCTCGCTCCGCGACATGCGGCCTGCCCGCAAATCGAAGATTACGACGGTCCGCCGCATGAAGAATACGGGCTCTCGCATCAAAAAAACGAGCGCCAGGATGTTTAATATCCTGCGCCATCCGCAAAAAATGCGCCGTTCCCGGCGCATAAAAAAGAAGTAA
- a CDS encoding ComF family protein, which produces MLKEWLLNLLYPPRCPGCGAAVSRHGQWCSSCFGAVWRPRRLARKRESRLTACYCLCDYRGPVRTMLQRLKYDGAVRYEQAAEELLTQFPWPERLGHIDCVVPVPLVPEKERKRGFNQSEVLFRSWAERRWPWKDGLQRVRSTQAQWHLDKADRADNVKRAFEVKGSFEVRGKHILLVDDIYTTGTTMEACAYALHKKGAASVTGFVVASGTL; this is translated from the coding sequence ATGCTGAAGGAATGGCTGCTGAACCTGTTGTATCCGCCGCGCTGTCCTGGCTGCGGCGCTGCCGTAAGCCGTCATGGCCAATGGTGCTCTTCCTGTTTCGGGGCAGTCTGGCGTCCGCGCCGGCTCGCGCGGAAACGGGAAAGCCGCCTGACCGCCTGTTACTGCCTGTGCGATTACCGCGGGCCTGTCCGGACGATGCTGCAGCGGCTTAAATATGACGGGGCCGTGCGCTACGAACAGGCTGCGGAAGAGCTGCTGACGCAGTTTCCCTGGCCGGAGCGGCTGGGGCATATCGACTGCGTCGTGCCGGTGCCCCTGGTTCCAGAAAAAGAGCGCAAGCGGGGGTTCAACCAGTCGGAAGTATTGTTCCGCTCCTGGGCGGAACGGCGCTGGCCATGGAAAGACGGCCTGCAACGCGTCCGTTCGACTCAGGCCCAGTGGCATCTGGACAAGGCGGACCGTGCTGACAACGTAAAACGAGCCTTTGAAGTCAAAGGCTCGTTTGAGGTACGGGGAAAGCATATTCTGTTGGTCGACGACATTTATACGACGGGGACGACGATGGAAGCCTGCGCCTACGCGCTGCACAAAAAAGGCGCTGCCAGCGTGACGGGGTTCGTCGTTGCCAGCGGCACCTTATAA